From the Mycobacteriales bacterium genome, the window GTCGAACCTGTTCAACTACGTCGGCTTCGAGCGGCGGTTCCGGGGCGACCCCGAGCAGGTCGTGGCGGAGCTCGACGAGCGCTACGGCGCCCTGCTGTCCGAGCACCAGCCGGTCGTCGACATCGGCTGCGGCCGCGCCGAGCTGCTGGAGCGGCTGGCCCAGCGCGGCGTCGAGGTCACCGGCATCGACCCCGACCCGGGCATGGTGGCCGAGGGTCGGGCCCGCGGTGTGACCGTGCACGAGGCCTACGTCGGCGACTACCTGCGCAGCGTGCCGGACCACTCGCTCGGCTCGGTGATCTCGACGCACGTCGTCGAGCACCTACCCCTCGACATCCTCATCGAGATGCTGGAGCTGGCGGTCCGCAAACTCAAGCCCGGTGGGCTCTTCATCGCCGAGACCCCCAACCCGGCGTCCCTGATCGTGCTGGGCAACTCCTACATCCTCGACCCGACCCATGTGATGCCCCTGCACCCGGCGTTGCTGTCGTTCCTCTGCGAGACGGCCGGCTACCGCGACGTACGGCTGCAGTTCTACTCACCGGCCGAGGGGTATCACCTGCCGCACGTCAGCGCCCCCGAGAAGCCGGCCTGGGCCGCCGACCTCGCGGCCGGGGTCAACACCGCCTTCGACCGGGTCAACGAGGTCGTGTTCGGGCCGCAGGAGTACGCCGTCATCGCAACGACGCCACCCGACGGGACCTAGGACTCCCGCGTCACCGGTGTCACCCGGCCGGACGGTTCGACCCGGCCGAGCCAGACCGTGATGTGGAACCGGTTCGTCACCTGCGGCACGTCGACCAGCCGCTCCGGCCATTTCTCCGTGGCGGCGTCGAAGAACCGCCGCGGCGCACCGACGAAGGGGACGGTCGTCGGGTCCTGGGTCAGCACGTAGAGCGCCCGCCCGTGCGCCGCGGCGGCGGCCCGCGCGGTCGCGAGCACCTGCGGCGACGGCTTCACCAGCCCGGCGGACGGGACGTTGCAGAACGACCGCATCGTCTGCGTGTAACCGGAGTTGGCGTCCGGGTCCGACTCGATCACCGCGGCGTTGGGACCGAGGGCTCCGCAGACCGCCTCGACCTCGCTTTCCAGCGGCACGTAGGCCCGCACACCCTCCATCGGCGACGTGATCGCCGCCGCCACCGCGACGCCCGCGACGGCCAGCCCGACGGCGACCGGCCGGAGCCACCCCTTGCGCTGCCACAGCACCGCCATCACGTACGCCGCGGCGATCACCAGGCCCGGAATGATGATCGGCAGGTACCGGCGCATCGCCCAGACCTGGTCCGGATAGATCTCGGCGCGGGTGAAGTAGAGGGCGCTCATCGCCAGGACCACACCGAGGAAACCGAGCGACGTGAGGTCGGCCGACCGGATCAGTCGGACGACGAGGAGCGCGAGCCCGATCACCGCCAGCCCGACCGTGAGCCAGCCGAAGTACCACCCCATCCACAGGAACGCGTGTTCGCTGTAGTTGCGGGATCCGTCGACGGGCAGCCGGAGGCCCTTCTGCAGCAGAGCGACCTGCGTGGGGTTCAGGCCGCCCCGGCTCGTGGTCCACAGCGGCCGGCTGGCGAGTACGGCGAACGCGGCGACGACCAACACCCCGGCCGCGACGGCGAGCCGGTTGCGGCGCTCGGGTTGGAAGAGCCGGCGTACCGCGGGCACCGACCAGGTCACGGCGACGATCAGCGCTCCGACCACCGCAAGCACGATTCCGGCCTTGCCGAGCAGCACGATGTTGGACCGGGTGGTCTGGTAGTAGCCGAGCGACAACGTCGTCACGTCGCGGTAGCCGAGGAACGTCGGTACGCCGACCCCGACGGCGAGCAGCAGACAGCGCAGGGCGGCCGCGCGCCGGCGCCCGACCGGCGCGACTGCCAGCAACACGGCGATCACGATGATGATCGGCAACAGCGCGGCGTAGCTGTCGATCCGGGCCAACGCGGCCGAGCCGAGGACGAGGCCGGCGGCGAGATAGTCCCGTGGCCGGTCCAACGAGACGGCCCGCCACAGCAGCGACAGACCGCCGACCAGGAAGAGAAGGGTGATCGGCTCGGTGTAGGTGTCCCGGCTGAACGCCAGCATCGGCATCGACACGGCGAGCGTGAGCATCGCCGCCAGCGCGAACCCCTCGCCGGCGATCCGCCGGGCCAGCCCGAAGACGACGAAGAGGGCTACCGCCCCGATCGCCACGTTGATCTTGAGCAACGCGGCGGTGCCGCCGATCCAGCCGGCGACCGCGAGCACCACCGGCAGCAGGTGATTGCCCTGGGCGTAGACGTGGGTGGGTCCGGACGGACCGAAGCCGGCGCTCTTGGTGACGAGGCCCGGGACGTGGCCGAAGATCTGCGGCTGGGTCGGGATGGGCAGGCTCGGATGGTGGACCAGCCACTGCCCGGTCAAGGCGTACGTCGCCGGATCCCGCGTCGCGTAGACGTTCTGCGCCGACCAGTGGGCGTTGACCACCAGCCAGGCGAGGGCGATCACGCCGGCGGCCAGCGTCATCAGCACTGAGCGGCGGGATCTCGGTGCGTCTCCGACGCCGCAGAGCACCACCATCAGCGCGGCACCGAGCAGGCCGACCGGGAGCACGAGCGGCATGCTCACGTGCCCGACGAGCAGCAGGATCATCGCCGGGATAGCGAAGCCGGCGGCTGCCGCCGCGAGGAGTTCGGGCAGCCCCGACACGACGGTGGCGGGTGTCAGCCGGGGTGGCCGATCACCGCCCACGCGCCCGCCGGTCAGCGTCGATGATGCCGCCACCATCGGACTCCCTACGCCGTTCCGGGCCCCCGGAATCCCCAAGAATTCGTGGGATTTCGGGCGAACTGTCGGGACAGCCTACCGTCCGAGGGCGGCGTGCACCGCCCCCCGCCACTCCGGCATCGCGGGCAGCCCGGCGGTCCGCCACGAACGATCGCTGAGCACCGAGTACGCCGGGCGGCGGGCCGGCCGGGCCGACGCCTGCGTCGTGGTCGGCCGCACCCGCGCCGGGTCGGCGCCGACCTCCTCGAACACCGCGCGCGCCAGCCCGCACCACGTGGTTTGCCCGCCCCCGACGCAATGCAGGATGCCGGCGGGGGCGGTGGAACCCCCGAGCGCGACGAGCGCCGCGGCCAGGTCGCTGGCCCAGGTCGGCGAGCCGCACTGATCGTCGACCACGTCGACGGTGTCCCGCTCCCGCTCGAGCCGGATCATGGTGTCCACGAAACTGCGCCGGCCGACGGCGTAGACCCAGGCGGTCCGCACGATCCACGACGACTGCGGGAGCAGCGCCTGCACCCACCGTTCGCCGGCCAGCTTGGTGCGGCCGTACGCCGTGTGGGGCCCGGTCGGTGCGTCCACGTCGTAGGGCTCGCGCGCGTCGCCCGGGAACACGTAGTCGGTGGACATCTGCAGCAGGCGAGCGCCGTGGCGGGCGCAGGATGCGGCCAGGTGGGCGGGACCGAGCGCGTTGACGGCGTAGGCCGCCGCCTCGTCGTCCTCCGCGGCGTCAACCGCGGTGTAGGCCGCCGTGTTGACGACGAGATCGGGCCGGTGGTCGGCGATCGCCGACTCCACCGCGTCCTGATCGGTCAGGTCGAGGTCGTCCCGGGCGAGTCCCACGGCGTCTTTACCCTGCAGCGCCCGGAGGACCTCCGCGCCGAGCTGGCCGTGCGCCCCGGTGACGAGCCAGCGGGCGCCATCCGCGACGGGCGGGTGCATTTCCTGGCCCTCCGACGTTGATCCGGCATGACGAGCCGAGTCTCGCAGACGCCGTACGGTCGTTGGTTCCGCCGGGCCACAGCTACCCTGGTAGCCGGTCCGCGGGACCATGGGCCGGCCACCGAGCGGCCCCCTTCGTCGGCCGCGACCTGGTCCGCACCCCGAGCAAGGAGACTCCTCGCGCCGTGAGCGATCCCAGATATCCGCGGGACGGCGGAGCGCGCGACACCAACGCCCCGCTGCCCCCAGAGCTCGATCCGCGGGGCGGCGGGCGGTCCCGACGAGGGTCCGCGGGCTCCGGCGCCGCGCGCCCCGCTCGGTCGGGAGGCGCACCCCCACGAGGACCGGACCGGGGCGGCAGCGGCGGCAGCCGCAATGGAGGTAGCGGCGGCGGACGCAGTGGTGGGGGCGGCGGCGGCCGCAATGGAGGGGGCGGCGGCACTCCCCCGCCGCGGGGCGGCCGGCCGGCCGGCTCGCCCGGCGGCCGGCGCCGCACATCGTTCTACCTCAAGGTGGCCGCCGCGGTGCTCTCGGTGGTGGTACTCCTGGCCAGCGGCACGCTGTGGGGGCTGTACCGGAAGTTCTCCGGGCAGATCACCCACCTGGGCGGCGGGGCGATCCCGACGCAGAACCATGACGTCGACGGCAACGACCAGAACATCCTGCTGGTCGGCAACGACAGCCGCGGCGGGCTGACCAACGGTCAGCTCGCCGAAGTCGGCACGCAGGCCAACGCCGGCGTCAATACCGACTCGATCCTGCTGGTGCACATTCCGGCCAACGGCCGCAAGGCGACCGTGGTGTCCTTCCCGCGCGACTCCTACGTGACCATCCCCGGGTTCCGCAGCAACAAGATCAACGCGGCGTACGCCGA encodes:
- a CDS encoding methyltransferase domain-containing protein, which translates into the protein MGSSLPPPLRSDATDRLPLHIVRDAPEQDPGDGPAPGTGRPRTPRAFAGAVKRRARSEARTRFHQIARRTVEAGGLPVVRDEAAAARAEIAELREEIAALYDEFRPLSLELRLGRREVRSDVEANRINLELLKGEVRSFEHVVEELGMAFAPATGVAGAGARFAELREAVYGLERRLRNLTISPPADTDTDVDTDAHADVASGDAVPTPASSAPTSNLFNYVGFERRFRGDPEQVVAELDERYGALLSEHQPVVDIGCGRAELLERLAQRGVEVTGIDPDPGMVAEGRARGVTVHEAYVGDYLRSVPDHSLGSVISTHVVEHLPLDILIEMLELAVRKLKPGGLFIAETPNPASLIVLGNSYILDPTHVMPLHPALLSFLCETAGYRDVRLQFYSPAEGYHLPHVSAPEKPAWAADLAAGVNTAFDRVNEVVFGPQEYAVIATTPPDGT
- a CDS encoding glycosyltransferase family 39 protein translates to MVAASSTLTGGRVGGDRPPRLTPATVVSGLPELLAAAAAGFAIPAMILLLVGHVSMPLVLPVGLLGAALMVVLCGVGDAPRSRRSVLMTLAAGVIALAWLVVNAHWSAQNVYATRDPATYALTGQWLVHHPSLPIPTQPQIFGHVPGLVTKSAGFGPSGPTHVYAQGNHLLPVVLAVAGWIGGTAALLKINVAIGAVALFVVFGLARRIAGEGFALAAMLTLAVSMPMLAFSRDTYTEPITLLFLVGGLSLLWRAVSLDRPRDYLAAGLVLGSAALARIDSYAALLPIIIVIAVLLAVAPVGRRRAAALRCLLLAVGVGVPTFLGYRDVTTLSLGYYQTTRSNIVLLGKAGIVLAVVGALIVAVTWSVPAVRRLFQPERRNRLAVAAGVLVVAAFAVLASRPLWTTSRGGLNPTQVALLQKGLRLPVDGSRNYSEHAFLWMGWYFGWLTVGLAVIGLALLVVRLIRSADLTSLGFLGVVLAMSALYFTRAEIYPDQVWAMRRYLPIIIPGLVIAAAYVMAVLWQRKGWLRPVAVGLAVAGVAVAAAITSPMEGVRAYVPLESEVEAVCGALGPNAAVIESDPDANSGYTQTMRSFCNVPSAGLVKPSPQVLATARAAAAAHGRALYVLTQDPTTVPFVGAPRRFFDAATEKWPERLVDVPQVTNRFHITVWLGRVEPSGRVTPVTRES
- the rfbD gene encoding dTDP-4-dehydrorhamnose reductase, which translates into the protein MHPPVADGARWLVTGAHGQLGAEVLRALQGKDAVGLARDDLDLTDQDAVESAIADHRPDLVVNTAAYTAVDAAEDDEAAAYAVNALGPAHLAASCARHGARLLQMSTDYVFPGDAREPYDVDAPTGPHTAYGRTKLAGERWVQALLPQSSWIVRTAWVYAVGRRSFVDTMIRLERERDTVDVVDDQCGSPTWASDLAAALVALGGSTAPAGILHCVGGGQTTWCGLARAVFEEVGADPARVRPTTTQASARPARRPAYSVLSDRSWRTAGLPAMPEWRGAVHAALGR